The Alnus glutinosa chromosome 8, dhAlnGlut1.1, whole genome shotgun sequence DNA segment acaACCTTTAACATTTCCACCATTTCCTGCGAACTCATACATAAACCGCTGTGTGTGTACAATCCAGAGCAAAAGAACAATACCGAGAGTGGATAGCTTTCGCTCGAGCCGTTCGAGACCCGGAGCGGTGGTCCGGGACTGGACGCGGAGGCTGAGCGGTGCCCGCCAGTCGACGCCGTGGCTCCACCTTGGCGCCGAGCAGCTCAGCGACGGAAGCGCCGACGATAAGCTCAGAGTCCGCTGCTTCTGCTTCGCGAACGAAACCGAGGCTCGCGAAAGCGACGACGGTGACGAGGCCATGATCCTATAAGCTGTCGGCGAAAACGAAGCAATGGAGAGCCTCAAGAGCGTCGACGAGAATCGGACCCGAGACGCTGACGTGGGCATAAGCATGGCTTTGTGGAAAAGTAAAACCCTATTTTCTCTACAGAGACTCAGAGAGTGTCTGAACTCTGAGCTTCCTACAAGAATGATGAAGGGAGTCATGCCCAGTGGCAGTTCCGTAAATTAGGAGTGGTGCAGGCGGGTTTTATGTTGGCCGTTGGATGGGAGTGGAGAGGGAATCGGACGGTGAATGATTAGGAAGGGGCCACGTGAAATCTGTTTGATTTAGACGTTTGGCGCCATGGTAGCGAGTTTTCTGGAAAGCGAAGTGatattttccatttttaatatttgtttttggtttaaaaaattaaaattaattgtttggTTAATATGCTTCTATTTTATAATTGCTTGTGTCTTCCACGCTACATTATCATAttaatcataattaaattaaattaattatgtatTAAGAGTACTAACCATTGcttctcttaaatttttatttaatttaaaaaattatcattttttatttctttatttaaatataCTTCACAATagcttatcttatcattatcataccatttaaatattctgtAAATTAAATGCTAtggaaaaaaatagaagaaataaaatcatttaaatattatttcaaatgaaTAATAGAGGAATGAGAGCGGAAATATAgagtttttttatattaaaaaataaatgttaaggAAATCACTTTTGATTTCCTAAATTTAAGATATAACTTTTGGTTCCCTTTATGGTTTTTTAGTTTATGGAACAAGAAAATCTTATTCGATCAATGAgttttttataattctttttttttttttttacatttaaaaaaataaatgagattTATGAAAACTATTGCTAGTGCTCTAACTGATAtgataaataacaaataaactaataaaataacATGACAATTCATGTGGAATTATCACATTAATTACATGAAAGTATTATTGCATGTTTAGAAGTTGATATAAAAAGTAGTACTTGAATGATAGAAATTtctcatacaacccacatataagattgtcATGTatcccttggcatgtgagaatcacatgtttttttattaatggtattaaaaaagcatgtgaaaagtacacgctattaaaaaaacatacgattctcacatgtcaatcttatacgtgggttgtataaaatttcatacaaatcggtttttaggaaatttctgtctttGCTTGAATTGTCACGTCCGAAATTGAGAgtggctttttttaaaaaataaaataaaaaataaaatttctgtCATTGCATATGTAAAAGCTTAGCATATAATTGTAAGAGAAATGTTTGTTTTCATTCTTCTACCTAGCTCTTGTCCATCTCCTAACTGTAATGTTTGAACAaaatttttgtgatttgtgatcTGTTttatgatgtaatttttttttttagatgaataagtAAGCATATTATTAACAACTAAACCACCAAAACAGAGTTACACAAAAGCAACTCAACAAACCATCCAAACTGCAGAAACAAAACTGCAGCCAAACAAAACAACATCTCtcgacaaaacaaaacaaattacaaccaaacaacaacaaactaaaaaaaaaaacagactgGAATTAGTTCAAAATAGAATCATCCAAATTCCAAATCTGACAAAGCAAAACATTTTCTCTAGTCTTCTTGAAAGAGCCTTTCCCAGAAATCCGGGTTCTAACATCCCAAAATATCCTCTTAAGAATCTGCTCCTCAGTATAAGGAACTCCACAAAACCGAATAGCATTTATAGCTTTCCATAAACCATGTATAGCAGATCCAAAAATCAACCTACACAAAACCCCCAACatagttttcttcttccaatttctgTAACCCTCCGAGAACAAAACCTGCCAGTCAAGTGAACAAGGCACACCAGGACACCTCTGTATACAAGACTTCCAAATTCTGGAACTAAAactacactaaaaaaaaagatgatttcTGCTTTCAATAACATGATGACAGAACCCACAAAGAGGATCTCCATTGAAACCCCAAACAAGAAGGCGATCACTTGTTGTTAACCTGTTATGTACTACTAACCAAAGAATAAAGGCATGTTTTGGGATAGCATAAGGAAACCAAATCAGATGCCACCATTCAACTTCAGCTTTCTTATCCCTCAAGAAAATCCAGGTTTCAGAACTCACAAAAGAACCATTTCGAGCAATCTTCCAAACTGGCTTATCAACATGGCCCAAAACAATTTCAGGTAGGCGATTTTGAATAGCAACAAGATCCTCAGACCTGGCCGGATTCCAGCACCAATTCTCATTACTCAAAACAGAAGAAAGTTTAGAATTTAGCCCACTTCTAGCATCATAAACAACCCGAGAACCATACCTCTCAATCAACACACCACAAGGATGCCAATTATCAAACCATAAATGAATATTCTGACCATTTCCaacctcaaaaaaaataaagtcccTAACAACATTCCGAAGTTTAAGAAGACTTCTCCAACAGCAAGAACAATCCTGAGGGATATTCACACTCCAGAAACTCCTACCTTTCATATGGCAATTGAAACCATAgtaatgatatttgtacatcaATTGGGTGTACACTCCGTGCATTTTGAGGATAGTGATAATATTGACTCTCATCTTGATAGATAGCTGGAGCTTCTAACTATGATTAATGTGCTAATTGTAGGTACAATGCTGAAAATAGACCAATTTTATATCACCCTTTAATTCGAATTAGCAATACAAATGTCTCCTTGCATAATATGGATTCCAAACATTCATGATCTAAATGTGAATCGAGTCGAATTACTTTATCCTTCGGTCTATTAGTGAACTATATTTCTTCCGCAATTATGAAAGACTCATATTATTGAATCATTGTGGTTGTAGTATAAATATGAGTCATAGGATCTTAACAGAGAATTCCCATCAACAACAAAGATAACATATagattgtttctttaatttattttctcacTAAGAAAATGTAAAAACTTGGTAGTTACGCCAATCTCGCATATTAATCACACAAGTACACCCTCATGCAACCCTCCCAATCCCATGAAGAACGGGAAGCAAACAATGATCAACTTTCTTCACAGTTTTATTGGGTACCTCATTGAGCTAAGCAGAAAACGGGacataaatttataatgaaTTTGAAGCTCTTACTATAGTTCCTAATGTCTAGAAAGGCAAGGCattgtccctaaagaaattCTGGGAAGGAGATCACAAGGAGCAAGACAGCTGATGCAGGAGCTCCATTGTTTAGTGTTTGATCAGGTTTCGGATGACGTATGGAAGAATGCCACCATGATCAAAATATGCCAACTCCACCTGAAGAAGTAGCAATTGTATTAATATATGCCAACTCCACAATAACCAACTCCATTTATTCCCCCTTTCTCTTATACAAATCAATAATCCAAACAATGGAAAGTATGGGGCAAGTACCTCGGTATCAAAGCGGACCGTGCACGTGAAAGATTTGCCAGTGTCAGTTGTCACAGTTACATCTTGGCCAGGCCTTATCTCACTGATTTTGCTTGGAAGGTCTATCGTGTACCGCTCATGACCCGTCAATGCTAGTGTGTCTGCATCCTCACCAGGTTTGAAACAAAGTGGAATGACCCCCATTCCGACCAGATTGCTGCGATGAATTCTCTCAAAGCTCTTCGCTATTACAGCTTTCACTCCCTGTTACGCAAAATTTAGTTTATAACCAACCAAGTAATagaattagagagagagagagagagagagagagagagagagaggagcaaTATCAACGCAACATTAGGCAGATATTGAGGAACATCAAGATTTAAAACTCACCAGTAGCGCTGGACCCTTAGCAGCCCAATCTCGAGAGCTGCCACATCCATACTCTGCTCCGGCTAAGACAATTGTTTCCTGCCCAGCAGCCTTGTACTTCTGCAAATGGGACGATATTTTAAGTGTTAGATAAAAAGTGTCAGTAAAGAAGAAACATATTTCTGCATAGGCAACAATATGCTCATGCTACACTCTAATGATGTTCCAAAAGGAACCAAAACTGAACAATCACTTCAGAATTTTGATATGCAATGAGTCATATAACTTTTTCTGTAAATTCTACATATGcatatctttttttcttgttaagGAAATGAATTAGGCATAAACAATAATCTACCAAGTAGCTTCCCCGACATGACTATTTTCAGAAAAGGTCGATATGCAAATGAGATGAAAAGgaagttgaaaaatgaaaagcaaaGAATTATGAAACAGATTAGttacaaggaaatattagtcTCAATTCATCCATTTCCATCTCCATAAAAACATCAGAGACTGAATTGTATCAGACAGACACCAAAAAGGGTATCCAAGTATTATGCACACAAGCAGGTATAGATAAATTTGACAAACAACTGTCAAAAAGTCGATAGCATGGAACTCACCATCGCCACATCAAACACGTAAAGTTTCTCTCCTGTTGGGATGTGAATTGTCTTTGGGCCCACTTCTTCATTCAAGAGCCGGTTGACAAGACGAATATTGGCAAAGGTACCCCTTGTCATGACTTCATCATTGCCACGACGACTACCATAGGAATTGAAGTCCTTGGGAGCAACCCCACGCTCAAGGAGATACTTTGCCGCAGGGCTATCCTTGTGGATAGCCCCTGCTGGAGATATATGATCAGTGGTTATACTGTCACCAAACTTGAGCAAGCAGTAGGCATCTTTTACTCCATGAGGACCAGGTGGGTCCATAGTCATGTCCTTGAAATATGGTGGCTCATGAATGTAGGTTGAGTTTGGATCCCAAGAGTAAAGGGTGGAAGAAGGGATTGACAGCTGATTCCACATAGGGTTGCCCTTTGTGATAGCCTCATAAGTGCTCTTGAACATATCAGGCAACACGCTAGATTGGACAACCTATAAATGAATAACATTTGACATTCATTCGGGTGCAATTATTAGATAAGTTTCACCATAAATAGTTTCTATCATAAAATATCGACCAAATGTCATCTACCTCTGCTATTTCTTCATTACTGGGCCAGATATCTTTGAAGAACACACTTTTCCCATCTTTCCCTGTTCCAACTGGCTCTTTATCAAAGTCGATGTCAACCTGGAATCATCAAAAGGATGTGACAATTGAGATTAAGCAGTAATACAAGAAAAAGGTGAGTCATTTTCCTGGTAGGGCCAGCGTGGATATAGTTTTGTTTTACCAGGGGGAGGGGGGATGCTGGAAGAAGCAGGGTTTAGAGACTATGAATTATAGACATACCTTTCTAACTCCCATTGTTTGGAAAAATCAGGTTCATAGATAAATGTCCTAGATTTCTACAAGTTTGAACCGCTATCTAAAACTTAAGTATAGAATACTACAGCAAATGTGAACATGGACATCTAAGGATTGAATCGTATGGTCTTTGGAAGTTCCCTGATTGGTTTGAGAACCAGATTGAAGAAGACCAGAATTTTTGAATACAAGTAGATCCAGTGTCTGAAGTTATTCTAGTGTGTTTTGATTTAGGGATTCCACAATTCCACAATTCAGACAGAGACGTTGTTGAGTATGTGGCTTGACTTACTCCAAGGTGACTCAAGTCTCGATTgagagtaattctattagtacattaagtgttcatcaagtgtccataaaaaaatgaggtgacttttaaaatcaccatttgatcgaaattatcatttgattaatcacacgctcaatggtaattttaaaagccacctcattttttgatagacactcgatggacacttaatgtactaatagaattactcctCGACTGAGCAGTCATTTTTCATAGTCACGGGTCCAGCTTTAGCATCATTTCACGTTTGCAACTGAAGAGGGCGATTTGTGACCTTCCAATTTTCCAGTGAAACTGGGGACTGAAAGGTCGTGAGAGATAgcaaaaaaattcataaatttcTAGGCTAATTCAGTGTTTTGTGGATGCTATCTATGAGGTAGTTAGACACACCCCTTGGGGGATCTTTTGGGTCTTTTAAAAGGACTCAATCAAAGGGCACAAACAAATGAAGGGAAAGCATGCTGTTAAGTACCATCTAACTCCCACTCTCGAAGTAACACTATAGATGACCTCTGCCAGGATTACATATTACTGCTAGTCCTGAAAGGTCATGCCATATCTGGGTAAACGTTTTATGCATAACACGAAGAATGACTGCATAATATCTTAAAAGGCTTTGTCCTTTAAGTTCAAATCATCAAGTTATATTTAGCTTCACTTTAAATTCATTAAGACACTGCTGGTCAAGTCTACTTGTCAATCATTTGAGAGATATCTTGATAACATTCAAAGGAGCGTCCTTCAAAAAAGGAaccaaaaaggtaaaaaaagaaaaaagaaaaagaaaagaaggcgtCTATGACCACTTAAAGTTATGCCCATACCGTGCCAGCAAGTGCATAGGCAACAACCAAAGGAGGCGAAGCAAGATAGTTAGCTCTTGTTAATGGATGAACACGGCCTTCAAAGTTTCGGTTTCCAGAAAGAACAGCAGCAGCAATAATGTCTGTAAAGGTAAATGAAGAGAATtacataaaagagaaaaataaagtaGATTGAAAAACCTAAGAGAATATAAGGACCTGAAACTAAAACGGAACTTTTAAAACTTCAAAGCAGAGACTGATAAAATGCAACCCAAGTTGAGCTTATGattgaacaaagaaaaaaagaagcatagtTCATCTAAAAGACATAAAACGGCCAACAAGAACATTGGTTGAAGCTTACGAAGACAGGCATGATCAATCTTTTGCAGTAGATGTAGCACATAAAACAAAACTGTAAAAAGACTCATGTAAACAGCAAAATGAATTCAGACAAGCCTTATGTTCAAAGGAGTTCTGAATTGGTATAAAATAGATATGAAATTTTCATCTATTCTCATTgctaaaaagtaatgaaagcaTAGTTCACAGTAATACCGTTATCTGAAATTGCAGATGCGACTGATTCATCAAGTTCCCCAGAATTGCCAATACATGTTGTGCAGCCATAACCAACAATATGAAAGCCCAGCTCGTTCAAGTACTTTTGCAGACCACTACAAATACACATGGGAAAAAATGTGACTTCTTTGCTAAAGATATCAGGCACTCAAAAGACTAAGGCTTAAATAAGTTGAGTTGAGCTGTTTAATGATCAGGTAATCAAAAGACAAACTGGCATACCTCTGGAGCAGATATTTTGTAACAACTCCAGAACCAGGAGCAAGACTTGTTTTATTCCACGGTTTAACCTGGTTCATAAGTATTTCAATTACATGTCAGAAAAATATCCTACCATATGAGAAATAGAAAGTTCATTTCAGAAGCCAAAACTCACCTGCAAACCTAGTTCACAGGCTTTCTTTGCAACAAGACCAGCCCCAAGCATGACACTAGGGTTTGATGTGTTTGTACAACTCGTAATAGCTGAAATGACCACACTACCATGCTTAAGTTCAGCAGGTTGTCCATTGAATGAAAATTTTGCCACCTTATTTTGTTCTTCCTTTGGTATGGCAAAGCCCTGTAAAAAACAGAAAGATCACAATTACAGGCATGggaaacaaatcaaaaaataaataaaaaatcacacacacacacacacaatcaaTGAGTCTGAAATCACGTCTAGAAGTTAAATTTCTATGTAATGCATTCTCGGTTCTACTGCCATCATGATGTCATTCAGAACCATAGGTAGACttgaataaaaaaagtaaagttTAATTGTTTATACATTTCAGGTTtgaaaactaaactaaaagtcCAATTTTCTAAAGTTTGCTCTGATCACTTATTAAGATGCCCAATCCTAGGATAAACATGtttaaactaaaacaaaaagaaataaccaAACTAGTCaataaaagaattacaaaacaggttacttatcaaaagaaaagaaaaatcaggtAATAGCTATTGAACGctaaaattgaaatgaaaaaacaagaataaaagaACCAAATGAAAAAACTTGGATCAGCAAACTGCATTCATTTGGACTGGGCAGTCTGCCTAGCCCAGCAGAGCCCGTCTTTGTTAGAGCAGGCATGGGCTCATATTTCAGGCTTGAAAGGACAGGCCAGGGTCAAGATCAGTTCCAATTAGGTTTTTGGGCTGCACTAAGGCTAGGTGCTTACGAGCCCAACTAGCCCAAGAACACTACAAGCCCACTGACATAAAGCATTTTCAaagaatggaaagaaaatctttaaaaaaaaaaaatgacatttgtttaggtaaaaaaatgttaaaatgatAGTCCCTCTGAGAGTAAATAAAGTTTACAAAATTGCACacattttaataaaacaaacgCTCTTCCTAAGATGTCCTTGGATGGGATAAAAGAGTTAGGCTCAAAGTTGAAAAAGAGCAAACctacttcaaattttaattttatttttttgaaaaaaaaaaagaagttttagGATACCATGAGAAATTATCAGGGACAAATGCTTTCAGTTTTTTGAAGACAACCAAAAAGGGAAGGACATTGTCCATCATACTAAAAGAAGAAGTTGATGATGAAGCGCAAGAAGGTCGGGCTCGGGCTTCAGAGTCTATTGTGTAGAATTCAGACTTAACAGTTATCTTTAGGATTGGACTTAACTGAAAATATAAGTGTGACCTCCAGCCTGGGCgttgatatttttctttataacaTGAAAAAGCCAAACCAAATAAGGCCAGCCTAGCCCTGGCACATGATCAGGTCTACTTGCAACCCACCTTAAACCCAACTTGGTTATCAAGACATGCATGCCAGTCAGCCTTCATCTCTTTCAATGGAACTCGATCATGGGGCCTGTTAACAAGTAATAAATCACGGATTAAAGaataaactaaaaatatgaATCAAAGGGGAGGAAAAAGAATATGACAATAGAATAAAGCATACCGCTTTGGTCCTGAAACACAGGGTTCAACATCTGCCAAGTCCAACTGCAGATAAGATGTATATGCTCTTTCTTGTTGAGGCTGGATCACAAAAACTAGTATTCTTAACCTCATATCTAAGACTTCCATCTTGAATTGACTCTCAATTAATGAAGACAATTAGAAACAGGAGACAGTACCTCATTGTGGTCAACAAACATTTTGTTTGCTCGCAAAAATGCTTCTATCATTGACACCTATTATATGAGGAAAATGATGGTCACgccaaataataaaatttcatcTGACTCCCCAAAATCTTTAGCACCTCTTCTccgataataaaaataaaaaataaataaaggagaagaagaaaaatctcaCTGTCTCATCACTTCTTCCTGTTAATTTGAGATACTGCAATGTGACATGATCAACAGGGAAGAAGCCCATGGTTGCCCCATATTCAGGAGACATGTTAGCAATAGTGGCCCTATCAGCTAGGGATAATTCACCCATACCCTCACCTGTATGCATATGCAAATGACTTAGAGCTGTATACACAATAGAGAGATGAAGTCCAGTGACtggaatttcaaatttttacagAGATGAAGTTCaataattgaaatttcaaaCCTTTGCAGTTCCAAAATCATTAGATTACCATAAAACTCAACAAACTTGCCAACAACACCATGCTTCCTCAACATTTGGGTCACAGTTAAAACTAAGTCAGTAGCAGTGACACCATTCTGCAGTTTCCCCGACAACTTGAATCCAACAACACCAGGCAACACCATGCTCATTGGCTGTAGAATTTGCAGATACAGAGTCCAAGCAGACACAAATTCAATTATGCATGTATCTTTACCAAAGAATGATAGTTAGTATGTGTCAATTAAAAATGGTCATGGCAGTGGGAGAAGGTTATGAACTTCAGCTAGATAAACCCAAAAGAGCAGGGCTTAACTGAAAAGGCTAATCTCCTTCACCAATGAAAATGCTCCCACAAGGAACGTCCAATTTgcgtaataaaaattattaacttaTTTAAGTTTGTTCCCTAATCAGCATGAGGCCACTTGATCACACAGGGACCTGAGAAACCACATGTTTTATCCTGAACGTATCTGAGGATGCAATCAATGTCATGTACAGTACAATAACATGGAGAAAACAAACAGCTCGATTGCCCACTGCATACAACCAGTTCCATAAAAAGAATGGAAGTATGAATTAGGATGCAGTTCACAATTAG contains these protein-coding regions:
- the LOC133876322 gene encoding uncharacterized protein LOC133876322; the protein is MHGVYTQLMYKYHYYGFNCHMKGRSFWSVNIPQDCSCCWRSLLKLRNVVRDFIFFEVGNGQNIHLWFDNWHPCGVLIERYGSRVVYDARSGLNSKLSSVLSNENWCWNPARSEDLVAIQNRLPEIVLGHVDKPVWKIARNGSFVSSETWIFLRDKKAEVEWWHLIWFPYAIPKHAFILWLVVHNRLTTSDRLLVWGFNGDPLCGFCHHVLFSEGYRNWKKKTMLGVLCRLIFGSAIHGLWKAINAIRFCGVPYTEEQILKRIFWDVRTRISGKGSFKKTRENVLLCQIWNLDDSILN
- the LOC133875277 gene encoding aconitate hydratase, cytoplasmic-like, which translates into the protein MHMATSASPVQFSSTLSRLSAASFPPSASRITASSTSSFSLASVSFAKQKQRTLRLSSALRSLSCSVPRWGHGVNWRSPLRLRAQARAAAPVLQRLERKLSTLASEHAFKGILTSLPKPGGGEFGKFYSLPALNDPRIDRLPYSIRILLESAIRNCDNFQVTKDDVEKIIDWEITSPKQVEIPFKPARVLLQDFTGVPSVVDLACMRDAMNKLSDDPNKINPLVPVDLVVDHSVQVDVARSENAVQANMELEFQRNKERFAFLKWGSSAFHNMLVVPPGSGIVHQVNLEYLGRVVFNTDGILYPDSVVGTDSHTTMIDGLGVAGWGVGGIEAEAAMLGQPMSMVLPGVVGFKLSGKLQNGVTATDLVLTVTQMLRKHGVVGKFVEFYGEGMGELSLADRATIANMSPEYGATMGFFPVDHVTLQYLKLTGRSDETVSMIEAFLRANKMFVDHNEPQQERAYTSYLQLDLADVEPCVSGPKRPHDRVPLKEMKADWHACLDNQVGFKGFAIPKEEQNKVAKFSFNGQPAELKHGSVVISAITSCTNTSNPSVMLGAGLVAKKACELGLQVKPWNKTSLAPGSGVVTKYLLQSGLQKYLNELGFHIVGYGCTTCIGNSGELDESVASAISDNDIIAAAVLSGNRNFEGRVHPLTRANYLASPPLVVAYALAGTVDIDFDKEPVGTGKDGKSVFFKDIWPSNEEIAEVVQSSVLPDMFKSTYEAITKGNPMWNQLSIPSSTLYSWDPNSTYIHEPPYFKDMTMDPPGPHGVKDAYCLLKFGDSITTDHISPAGAIHKDSPAAKYLLERGVAPKDFNSYGSRRGNDEVMTRGTFANIRLVNRLLNEEVGPKTIHIPTGEKLYVFDVAMKYKAAGQETIVLAGAEYGCGSSRDWAAKGPALLGVKAVIAKSFERIHRSNLVGMGVIPLCFKPGEDADTLALTGHERYTIDLPSKISEIRPGQDVTVTTDTGKSFTCTVRFDTEVELAYFDHGGILPYVIRNLIKH